From a single Pirellulales bacterium genomic region:
- a CDS encoding multidrug efflux RND transporter permease subunit → MNPSRPFILRPVATVLFMAAILLSGIVAYYQLPVSALPQVDYPTIQVVTFYPGASPEVMASSVTSPLERQFGQVPGLNQMTSNSSEGCSVITLQFILDLNIDVAEQQVQAAINAAATFLPRDLPVPPIYSKTNPADAPILTLALTSATLPLPKVQDFADTRLAQKISQLSGVGLVSISGGQKPAVRVQVNPTALSALGLSMEDLRAAVTAANVNQAKGSFDGSRQAFTIGANDQLLTSDQYRKLIVAYRNGAPVLMSDVADVVDGVENLRQAAWMDDLPAVILNIRRQPGANIIDVVERVKQLLVQLKASLPAAVTVTVLTDRTTTIRASVEDVQFELVLTIGLVVLVIFLFLRSFTATIIPSIAVPLSLVGTFAVMYMLGYSLNNLTLMALTISTGFVVDDAIVMIENISRYIEQGENAMSAALKGAAEIGFTIVSLTISLIAVLIPLLFMGDIVGRLFREFAVTLSVTILVSALVSLTLTPMMSARILRHHPQAHQGFFYRTSETFFETVIRWYGHTLTWVLRFEYTTLLVAIATLVATVYLYIIVPKGFFPVQDTGVILGISEASNSISFPAMAELQQKLAKVILEDPAVDSLSSFIGIDGTNTTLSSGRIQINLKPLEERHPSSASDVIRRLQKKLEPIEGITLYMQPIQDLTVETRVSRTQFQYSLEDPDAKELSEWVPQLVARLQACPQLRDVTSDLQDEGRQVRVVIDRDSASRLGITPQMIDDVLYDAFGQRQISMMFTQLNQYRVVLEVKPEFRDNPKDIGNIYIHAPLAGKVPLSTFTRIEEVTAPLVVNHQGQFPVSTVSFNLAPGVSLGEAVDAVDAVKQELNMPASIQATFQGTAKAFQASLRNEPLLILAALVTVYIVLGVLYESYIHPITILSTLPSAGVGALLALLWYRMDLNVIALIGIILLIGIVKKNAIMMIDFALEAERNEGKAPREAIYEACLLRFRPIMMTTMAALLGALPLALGEGVGSELRRPLGVTIIGGLLVSQVLTLYTTPVIYLAFDRLGRYLRRQPRPAVAGGLHSSPHAEDWT, encoded by the coding sequence ATGAACCCGTCTCGGCCATTCATCCTGCGGCCCGTCGCGACGGTGCTGTTCATGGCCGCGATTCTGCTCTCGGGCATCGTCGCCTATTATCAGCTCCCTGTTTCGGCCCTGCCGCAGGTCGACTACCCAACGATCCAGGTGGTCACCTTTTACCCTGGCGCGAGCCCGGAGGTGATGGCCTCGAGCGTGACGAGCCCCTTGGAGCGTCAATTCGGTCAGGTTCCAGGTCTGAACCAGATGACATCGAACAGCTCGGAAGGCTGCTCGGTCATCACGCTGCAATTCATTCTCGATTTGAACATCGACGTGGCCGAGCAGCAGGTTCAGGCCGCGATCAATGCCGCGGCGACGTTTCTGCCGCGCGATCTGCCGGTGCCGCCGATCTATAGCAAAACGAATCCGGCCGACGCCCCGATCCTGACCCTGGCACTGACCTCGGCCACCTTGCCGTTGCCGAAAGTGCAGGACTTTGCCGACACCCGGTTGGCGCAAAAGATCTCGCAACTCTCGGGCGTCGGCCTGGTGAGCATCAGCGGTGGACAGAAGCCGGCCGTGCGCGTGCAGGTCAATCCGACCGCGCTTTCCGCGCTAGGGCTGAGCATGGAGGACCTGCGTGCTGCCGTCACGGCGGCCAACGTCAACCAGGCCAAGGGGAGCTTCGATGGCAGCCGGCAAGCCTTCACGATCGGCGCCAACGATCAACTGTTGACCAGCGACCAGTATCGCAAGTTGATCGTCGCTTACCGCAACGGCGCCCCGGTGCTGATGTCGGACGTGGCCGACGTGGTCGACGGCGTGGAAAACCTGCGGCAGGCGGCCTGGATGGACGACCTGCCGGCCGTGATCCTGAACATTCGGCGTCAGCCGGGCGCGAACATCATCGACGTCGTCGAACGCGTCAAACAGTTGCTCGTGCAGTTGAAGGCCTCGCTGCCGGCCGCCGTCACCGTCACCGTACTCACGGACCGTACCACGACGATCCGCGCCAGTGTCGAAGACGTGCAGTTCGAACTCGTGCTGACGATCGGGCTGGTCGTGCTCGTGATCTTCCTCTTCTTGCGCAGTTTCACCGCCACCATCATTCCCAGTATCGCGGTGCCACTGTCGCTAGTCGGCACGTTCGCCGTTATGTACATGCTGGGCTACAGTCTCAATAACCTGACACTGATGGCGCTGACGATCTCGACCGGGTTCGTCGTGGACGACGCCATCGTGATGATCGAAAATATCTCCCGGTATATCGAACAGGGCGAAAACGCCATGTCGGCAGCCCTCAAGGGAGCGGCCGAGATCGGCTTTACGATCGTATCGCTGACGATCTCCTTGATCGCGGTGCTGATTCCCCTGTTGTTCATGGGGGATATCGTCGGGCGCCTGTTCCGCGAATTCGCCGTCACGCTGAGCGTAACAATCCTCGTGTCGGCGCTCGTGTCCTTGACCCTGACGCCGATGATGAGCGCTCGCATTCTGCGCCACCATCCGCAAGCGCACCAGGGTTTCTTTTACCGGACGAGCGAAACCTTCTTCGAGACCGTGATTCGCTGGTATGGGCACACGCTGACGTGGGTACTACGCTTCGAATACACCACGCTGCTGGTGGCCATCGCCACGCTCGTGGCCACCGTGTACTTGTACATCATCGTGCCCAAGGGATTTTTTCCGGTGCAGGATACGGGCGTGATCTTGGGCATTTCCGAGGCATCTAACAGCATCAGCTTTCCGGCCATGGCCGAGTTGCAGCAGAAGCTGGCCAAGGTAATTCTCGAGGATCCAGCCGTGGACAGCCTGTCGTCATTCATCGGCATCGACGGCACGAATACGACGCTCAGCAGCGGCCGGATCCAGATCAACCTCAAACCGCTCGAGGAGAGGCACCCCTCGTCGGCCAGCGACGTCATTCGCCGGTTGCAAAAGAAGCTCGAACCGATCGAAGGCATCACCCTCTACATGCAACCGATCCAGGATCTGACGGTCGAAACCCGCGTCAGCCGCACGCAGTTTCAGTACAGCCTGGAAGATCCGGACGCCAAGGAGCTGAGCGAATGGGTACCGCAACTCGTTGCGCGCCTGCAGGCCTGCCCGCAATTGCGCGACGTTACGAGCGACCTGCAGGACGAAGGACGCCAGGTGCGCGTGGTGATCGATCGCGATAGCGCTTCGCGCCTGGGTATCACGCCGCAAATGATCGACGACGTCCTGTACGACGCCTTCGGCCAACGGCAGATCTCGATGATGTTCACCCAGTTGAATCAGTACCGCGTGGTGCTCGAAGTGAAGCCGGAGTTCCGCGACAACCCCAAGGACATCGGCAATATCTACATCCATGCGCCGCTGGCGGGCAAAGTGCCGCTAAGCACCTTCACGCGCATCGAGGAAGTGACGGCGCCGCTGGTGGTGAATCACCAGGGGCAATTTCCGGTGTCGACGGTGTCGTTCAACTTGGCGCCGGGAGTCTCGCTGGGCGAAGCGGTCGACGCCGTCGATGCTGTGAAGCAAGAGCTCAACATGCCGGCCAGCATCCAAGCCACGTTCCAAGGCACGGCCAAGGCGTTTCAAGCGTCGCTGCGTAACGAACCGCTGTTGATCCTGGCGGCCCTGGTCACGGTATACATCGTGCTGGGCGTCCTCTACGAGAGCTACATCCATCCGATCACGATCCTCTCGACGCTGCCGTCAGCGGGCGTGGGCGCGCTCTTGGCCCTGCTCTGGTACCGGATGGATTTGAACGTGATCGCGTTGATCGGCATCATTCTTTTGATCGGCATCGTCAAGAAAAACGCGATCATGATGATCGACTTTGCGCTAGAAGCCGAGCGCAACGAAGGCAAGGCGCCGCGCGAGGCCATCTACGAAGCCTGCCTGCTGCGGTTCCGACCGATCATGATGACCACGATGGCGGCCCTGCTCGGCGCTTTGCCCTTGGCGCTGGGCGAAGGCGTGGGCTCCGAGCTGCGCCGCCCGCTCGGCGTCACGATCATCGGTGGACTGTTGGTCAGCCAGGTGCTGACGCTGTATACGACGCCGGTCATTTACCTGGCCTTCGATCGGCTGGGGCGATATTTGCGGCGCCAACCGCGTCCGGCCGTGGCTGGCGGACTCCATTCCTCGCCTCATGCGGAGGACTGGACGTGA
- a CDS encoding two-component regulator propeller domain-containing protein, whose amino-acid sequence MNVAAFSDEMCAQGAWPLRRYPIPAACIALILIFLPAGPARALDQQRSLSQAFHRVWQLPQGLPQPTIYAILQTHDGYLWLGTPAGLVRFDGIRFTMIPNCADLSSEKLRIRDLCEDPARHVWIATDGAGLIRYRGEGNDQRYTRASGMPSDDVHCVMAMRDGSVWAGTDKGLVRLGQKLTVFGATQGMPIEDVRAVSQAKDGAIWVGGAGNQVCSFDGTTWTSHQLNSLPAQGTVRALIADKDGTIWLGTTGGLIHLHDGLETHLTTKDGLPDESIYCLFQGADGTLWIGTRSGFSRRYGDEFASFDAADGLSQSNVYAIYEDREGSLWVGTKHGLNQFNDRRTVPYTIREGLPSNNIGALCNDATGGIWVGTLGAGLAHFDGRHFHTITTRDGLASDSIRALAHDSSGQIWVGTDQGIDRVQDGRVVKHFGPGEGLPSREVTSLCVTPAGELWTGTASGVVQLQGERFVFPDDETLARLPVRSLLAQHDGSILVATAAGLLQIVARQIRPFPNAEVAALDIDSMCRGPEGGLFLGTFGHGLWLVNNDRTLHFTTREGLLDDEISGVLIDDGDRVWMASGSGLSFTSRLELVNYDPRRSAQLKTTPFRLSDATRAFEVQEEVQPCILKSADGRVWQSTTRGLIMVDPSRLVRALPPTPVVIEEMVVNGQPRDLRTVGRLSPGSSNVSFEYTALSLVVPVRTAFRYKLDGFDSDWVEAGTRREAFYTNLSPGEYQFLVAARTFDEAKWETGQPVSFTILPHFYQTFWFLPSCAAAVALTIFGAYRLRVRNIKDQMRAVVAERSRIARELHDTLMQGFSGVTMEMQALAARLPRSQERGTLEEIIRDAANCVRDARRSVAGLRHDPSAESGLSAAIAQAARQLTETGDIRLRLNMRNCPRRLPVDVEYNLLRITQEAITNSIKHSGARSIDVTLDGSGRHILLAIEDDGAGFGTVEAPGVRAGHYGIIGMKERATQIGADLRIDSQPGRGTAIRVTLPMPDMPRAAELGTRSPGKEITS is encoded by the coding sequence ATGAATGTCGCCGCGTTCAGCGACGAAATGTGCGCCCAGGGGGCATGGCCGCTTCGGCGTTATCCCATCCCGGCCGCCTGTATTGCTCTAATCCTTATATTCCTTCCAGCCGGGCCGGCTCGAGCGCTCGACCAGCAACGCTCGCTGTCGCAGGCCTTTCATCGAGTCTGGCAATTGCCCCAGGGCCTGCCCCAGCCCACGATCTATGCGATCCTGCAAACCCACGATGGTTATCTGTGGCTGGGTACACCGGCAGGTCTGGTGCGCTTCGACGGCATTCGCTTTACGATGATTCCTAACTGCGCGGACCTCTCGTCTGAAAAGCTGCGCATTCGCGATCTCTGCGAAGATCCTGCCCGCCATGTGTGGATCGCTACGGATGGGGCCGGGTTGATTCGCTATCGCGGTGAAGGAAATGATCAGCGCTATACGCGCGCAAGTGGCATGCCCTCGGATGACGTGCACTGCGTCATGGCCATGCGCGACGGCTCGGTTTGGGCCGGCACGGATAAGGGGCTCGTGCGGCTGGGTCAGAAGTTGACCGTTTTTGGCGCGACGCAGGGCATGCCCATCGAAGATGTACGCGCCGTCTCGCAAGCCAAGGATGGCGCCATCTGGGTCGGCGGCGCGGGCAACCAGGTCTGTTCGTTCGATGGCACCACGTGGACTTCACACCAGTTGAATTCTCTTCCGGCGCAGGGAACGGTTCGGGCGCTCATCGCCGACAAGGATGGCACCATCTGGCTGGGAACGACGGGCGGGTTGATTCACTTGCACGATGGTCTCGAAACGCATCTGACCACCAAAGACGGACTGCCCGACGAATCGATCTATTGTCTGTTCCAAGGCGCCGACGGCACGCTGTGGATCGGTACCCGCAGCGGGTTCAGCCGTCGCTACGGCGACGAGTTTGCCAGCTTCGACGCTGCCGATGGGCTTTCGCAAAGCAACGTGTACGCGATCTACGAGGACCGCGAGGGTAGTCTGTGGGTCGGCACAAAGCATGGCCTGAATCAGTTCAATGATCGCCGGACGGTTCCCTATACCATCCGCGAAGGCCTTCCCAGCAATAACATCGGGGCCCTGTGCAACGACGCGACCGGTGGCATTTGGGTCGGAACACTCGGTGCCGGACTGGCACATTTCGATGGTCGCCACTTTCACACCATCACCACGCGCGACGGCCTGGCAAGCGACTCGATCCGCGCCCTGGCTCACGACAGCAGCGGGCAAATCTGGGTAGGTACGGACCAGGGAATCGACCGAGTGCAGGACGGACGCGTCGTCAAGCATTTCGGGCCGGGGGAGGGACTGCCGTCACGCGAAGTGACGAGCCTGTGCGTGACGCCCGCCGGCGAACTGTGGACGGGAACGGCGTCAGGCGTCGTCCAACTGCAAGGTGAGCGATTCGTGTTTCCCGACGACGAAACGCTCGCGCGGCTTCCCGTGCGTTCATTGTTGGCGCAACACGACGGTTCCATCCTGGTCGCGACGGCCGCTGGGTTGCTGCAGATCGTTGCCCGCCAAATTCGACCGTTCCCCAATGCCGAGGTCGCTGCTCTGGATATTGACTCGATGTGCCGAGGACCTGAGGGAGGCCTCTTTCTGGGTACGTTTGGCCATGGGCTGTGGCTCGTCAACAACGACCGCACATTACACTTCACGACGCGCGAAGGGCTGCTCGACGACGAGATCTCGGGAGTCTTGATCGACGACGGCGACCGCGTCTGGATGGCGTCTGGCAGTGGCCTTTCCTTCACGTCGCGGCTCGAGCTTGTGAACTACGATCCGCGCCGCAGCGCTCAGCTCAAAACGACCCCTTTTCGGCTCTCCGACGCCACGCGTGCGTTCGAAGTTCAAGAGGAGGTGCAGCCCTGCATCCTGAAATCTGCCGATGGCCGCGTCTGGCAATCGACCACTCGCGGTCTGATCATGGTCGATCCCAGCCGCCTGGTGCGCGCCTTGCCGCCCACTCCCGTGGTCATTGAGGAGATGGTGGTCAACGGTCAACCGCGTGATCTCCGCACCGTTGGTCGGCTCTCGCCCGGTTCTTCCAACGTTTCGTTCGAGTACACGGCTCTGAGCCTGGTGGTGCCCGTGCGCACTGCGTTTCGATATAAGCTCGATGGTTTCGACAGCGATTGGGTGGAAGCCGGCACGCGGCGCGAGGCGTTTTACACGAATTTGTCGCCCGGCGAGTATCAATTTCTTGTCGCCGCGCGCACCTTCGATGAAGCAAAGTGGGAAACCGGCCAACCCGTCTCCTTCACGATCCTTCCCCACTTTTATCAGACATTTTGGTTCCTCCCCTCCTGTGCGGCTGCCGTGGCGCTGACCATCTTTGGAGCCTATCGCCTGCGGGTCCGCAATATCAAGGATCAGATGCGGGCCGTCGTTGCCGAGCGCAGCCGCATTGCTCGCGAGCTGCACGATACGCTGATGCAGGGTTTTTCCGGAGTGACCATGGAGATGCAAGCTCTGGCGGCCCGCCTGCCGCGGTCTCAGGAGCGCGGCACGCTCGAGGAAATCATTCGCGACGCCGCGAACTGCGTGCGCGACGCCAGGCGTTCGGTCGCCGGATTGCGACACGATCCCAGCGCCGAGTCCGGCTTGTCGGCCGCCATCGCTCAAGCGGCACGGCAACTGACCGAAACTGGCGATATCCGGCTGCGGCTCAACATGCGCAATTGTCCGCGGCGATTGCCGGTCGACGTCGAATATAATCTTCTTCGCATCACGCAAGAGGCGATCACGAATTCGATCAAGCACTCGGGCGCTCGCAGCATCGACGTGACGCTCGATGGGTCGGGTCGGCACATTCTGCTGGCGATCGAGGACGACGGCGCCGGCTTTGGCACCGTCGAGGCACCTGGCGTGCGTGCGGGCCATTACGGCATCATCGGCATGAAGGAGCGCGCCACGCAAATCGGCGCCGATTTGCGCATCGACTCGCAGCCGGGTCGCGGCACCGCCATTCGCGTGACGCTGCCCATGCCCGATATGCCGCGCGCCGCCGAATTAGGGACGCGTTCGCCAGGCAAGGAGATCACGTCATAA
- a CDS encoding response regulator transcription factor, whose amino-acid sequence MNEPIRVLSVDDHSLVRKGIASILANEADIQLVGEASNGRMAVELFRKHHPDVTLMDLRMPDVDGIEATRQIRAEFPEAKIIALTSFDGDQDIYRALEAGIRGYLLKEMVHTDVLNAIRIVHSGERLLPAEVAERLSRYFPQVALTPREVEVLTWVAQGLANKEIASRLGTASGTVKMHMQNILAKLNATDRTHAVTIALARGIIHL is encoded by the coding sequence ATGAACGAACCGATTCGCGTGCTCAGTGTCGACGACCACTCTCTCGTGCGCAAGGGAATTGCGTCGATTCTGGCCAACGAGGCCGACATCCAACTAGTCGGCGAAGCGTCGAACGGCCGCATGGCCGTGGAATTGTTTCGCAAGCACCATCCGGACGTGACGCTCATGGATCTGCGCATGCCCGATGTCGACGGTATCGAGGCCACGCGCCAGATACGCGCCGAATTTCCCGAGGCCAAGATCATCGCGCTGACGAGTTTCGACGGCGACCAGGACATCTACCGAGCGCTCGAGGCCGGAATACGCGGCTACCTGCTGAAGGAAATGGTACACACCGACGTGCTCAACGCGATCCGCATCGTCCACTCGGGCGAGCGGCTGCTGCCGGCCGAGGTCGCGGAACGCTTGAGCCGCTACTTCCCACAGGTGGCGCTCACGCCGCGCGAGGTGGAAGTACTGACCTGGGTGGCCCAAGGACTGGCCAACAAGGAAATCGCCTCCCGCCTGGGCACGGCCAGCGGCACCGTGAAGATGCACATGCAGAACATCCTGGCGAAACTCAACGCCACCGACCGCACGCACGCCGTGACGATCGCCCTAGCGCGCGGGATCATTCATTTGTAG
- a CDS encoding efflux RND transporter periplasmic adaptor subunit: MISKVLVKAPVERSKTASEFPPVQPGPPPKKIGRGLLKLAVVSVAAAAAYFFVPWGTISVTSLTSLWSGGKPIEAPPPRPIPVVAVPAHVGDMNLNLNGLGNVTALYSVILKSRVDGELIKVAFTEGQVVNKGDLLAEIDPRPYEVMKRQLQGQLLKDEAALKIAQLNLDRYTALLPNRTVTQQQVDEQIALVKQCEGAIEADQASIKNIDLQLQYCKIVAPIPGTIGLRLVDPGNMVKANDPTGMAVINQLQPITVVFTIPQDDIARIQRQINAGVQLKVDAYDRDFKNKLATGDLMALDNQVDVTTGTVRLKAKFSNEDHMLFPNQFVNARLLVDTIHDAVIVPAPAVQQGPKGTFVYVVGKDSQVEVRDVTVGATEADQTVIKSGLADHELVVVDGVDKLRQGTKVALRENSRSGEGGSGPVARADKQGT, translated from the coding sequence ATGATCTCGAAGGTCCTCGTCAAAGCGCCGGTGGAACGCTCCAAGACGGCGAGCGAATTTCCGCCGGTTCAGCCGGGGCCGCCGCCGAAGAAAATCGGGCGCGGCTTGCTGAAGCTGGCGGTAGTTTCCGTGGCAGCCGCGGCCGCTTATTTTTTCGTTCCCTGGGGAACGATTTCAGTCACGTCGCTCACTTCACTCTGGAGCGGTGGCAAACCCATTGAGGCGCCACCGCCGCGCCCCATCCCTGTCGTTGCGGTGCCTGCGCACGTGGGCGACATGAATCTGAACCTCAACGGCCTGGGGAACGTGACGGCGTTGTATTCGGTGATCTTGAAGAGCCGCGTCGACGGCGAATTGATCAAAGTAGCGTTCACCGAAGGACAGGTGGTGAATAAAGGGGATCTGCTCGCCGAGATCGATCCCCGTCCCTACGAAGTCATGAAACGGCAGTTACAAGGCCAGTTGCTCAAGGACGAGGCGGCGTTGAAGATCGCACAGCTGAATCTCGATCGGTACACGGCCCTATTGCCCAACAGGACCGTGACGCAACAACAGGTCGACGAGCAGATTGCCCTGGTGAAACAGTGCGAAGGCGCGATCGAAGCCGACCAGGCTTCGATCAAGAACATCGACTTGCAATTGCAGTATTGCAAGATCGTCGCTCCCATCCCTGGCACGATCGGACTGCGGCTTGTCGACCCAGGAAACATGGTGAAGGCCAACGACCCGACCGGCATGGCCGTCATTAATCAGTTGCAGCCGATCACGGTCGTCTTCACGATCCCGCAAGACGACATCGCCCGCATACAGCGGCAGATCAATGCCGGTGTGCAGTTGAAGGTCGACGCCTACGATCGCGACTTCAAGAACAAGCTGGCGACCGGCGACCTGATGGCCTTGGACAACCAGGTGGACGTCACGACCGGCACCGTGCGTTTGAAAGCCAAGTTTTCCAATGAAGACCACATGCTGTTTCCCAATCAGTTCGTGAACGCGCGCCTGTTGGTGGACACGATTCACGACGCCGTGATCGTGCCGGCCCCTGCCGTGCAGCAAGGCCCCAAGGGAACGTTCGTGTACGTCGTAGGTAAGGATTCGCAGGTCGAGGTTCGCGATGTTACGGTGGGGGCCACGGAAGCAGATCAGACGGTGATTAAAAGCGGCCTGGCCGACCATGAGTTGGTCGTCGTCGACGGTGTCGATAAGCTGCGGCAGGGAACCAAGGTTGCCCTGCGCGAGAACAGTCGCTCTGGCGAAGGCGGCTCCGGCCCGGTAGCGCGTGCCGATAAACAAGGGACCTGA